One part of the Vitis riparia cultivar Riparia Gloire de Montpellier isolate 1030 chromosome 15, EGFV_Vit.rip_1.0, whole genome shotgun sequence genome encodes these proteins:
- the LOC117931753 gene encoding RING-H2 finger protein ATL51 gives MGSVGNSDPWAPYDGYRDCSQGICNEYCPQWCYVIFSPPPPPSDDDSGTDFSPLILAVIGILASAFLLVIYFTVISKYCRRRRGRRTSAEENGNQDEMVNDQPLQVASTGLEEAFIKSIRVYKYKKSGGVVEGTDCSVCLSEFEDGENLRLLPKCNHAFHLPCIDPWLKSHSSCPLCRFDIRSAKILPPELSEATQGVPPNIRVSALEVQPGNRSLLIIHDLESGTIRREAVVRVEVLDDTPKAASEVHRGMENSAGRESILEIRQEGLLRRSISFDSSCEAHVAIPDILHSSEGHSLCFPMENMNEREAMPVTMRRSISTGRFMPLRHGKRSPSVFPN, from the coding sequence ATGGGGTCTGTGGGCAACTCAGATCCTTGGGCTCCATATGATGGATATAGGGACTGTTCGCAAGGAATTTGTAATGAATATTGCCCACAGTGGTGCTACGTcatcttctctcctcctcctcctccatctGACGATGACTCTGGTACCGACTTCTCGCCTCTCATACTTGCTGTCATCGGGATCTTGGCCAGCGCTTTCCTTTTAGTAATCTACTTCACGGTCATCTCAAAGTAttgtagaagaagaagaggtcGGCGCACAAGTGCAGAGGAGAATGGGAATCAGGATGAAATGGTTAATGATCAGCCATTGCAGGTTGCATCGACTGGGCTAGAGGAGGCTTTTATCAAGTCCATCAGAGTCTACAAGTACAAGAAAAGTGGTGGAGTGGTTGAAGGCACGGATTGCTCAGTTTGTCTCAGTGAGTTCGAAGATGGGGAGAACCTTAGACTTCTGCCCAAGTGCAACCATGCTTTTCACCTCCCCTGTATCGATCCTTGGTTGAAGTCTCACTCCAGCTGTCCGCTATGCCGCTTTGATATTAGATCAGCCAAAATTTTGCCGCCTGAATTATCAGAGGCAACACAGGGAGTACCCCCTAACATCAGGGTATCTGCGCTTGAAGTTCAGCCTGGAAACAGATCCCTTCTTATAATCCATGATTTAGAGAGTGGTACTATTAGACGAGAGGCGGTTGTCAGGGTTGAAGTCCTTGATGATACTCCCAAGGCGGCTTCTGAAGTTCATAGAGGTATGGAGAATTCAGCAGGAAGAGAAAGCATACTTGAAATTAGACAAGAAGGATTACTTCGAAGGTCTATCTCATTTGATTCTTCATGTGAAGCTCATGTTGCAATTCCAGACATACTGCATAGTAGTGAAGGTCACAGCCTATGCTTCCCAATGGAGAATATGAACGAAAGAGAAGCCATGCCTGTGACCATGAGGAGATCAATTTCGACAGGGAGATTCATGCCCCTAAGACATGGAAAGAGAAGCCCTTCTGTCTTCCCCAATTGA